CGGGCCGGTGCGGGCCATCGCGGACCGTTGCCGGCCGTTGAGGGCCGTTTCGGCACGTGAGCGGTCAGATCCTACGGTCAACCACGCTCCGTTCGTACGGAGTTGTCCGACGCGCCGCGGGCGTCCCGGCCGCCCCGGCCGTGGAGTTCGGCCAGGCCCCGGCGGGTGGCGGCCACCACCACCCGGTCCCCCGCGCCGAGGAGACGATCCGGCCGGAGACGCCAGTCCTGGCCGGAGCCGCCTCCGCGCCCGCGTCCGTCGAGGGCGATGACCCGCCAGGCACCCGGCCGGAAGGCCTCGGCGACGGTCCGGCCCTCCAGGAGCGGGTGGTCCGCGACGTCCACGGCGGCGAAGAGGAGGACGCGGCGCTCGACCGGTACGGCGCCGAAGACCTGGCGGCCCATCATGGCGCCCGCGAAGGCGGGTGCGGCGAGGTGGGAGACGCTGCGGCTCCGGGTGAGGGCCCCGGGATGGGCGGTGCGCAGGGTGCGGAAGACGGCGGTGGCGAAGTCGTCGTCGAACAGGCGCAGGACGACCCGCAGGTCCGGGGTGACGGCGCGGGCGGAGAGCGCGGCCTCCAGGTTGGTGATGTCGACGCTGGTCAGGGCGAGGAGGGCGCGGGCGCGGTGGATGCGGGCGGCTTCCAGGACGCCCTCCTCGGTGACGTCGCCGATGACGGTGGGCACGCGCAGCCGGCGGGCGAGGGCGATGCCCCGGGCCTCCGGGTCGGATTCGACGCACACCACCGGGATGTTCAGCCTGCGGAGCCGGGCGAGGACACGGGTGCCGACCTTGCCGAGCCCGAGGAGCACGACGTGGCCGGAGAGTCCGCGCGGCGGGCGGCGCAGGGCGGTCGCGGTGCGGAAGGTGCCGAGGCCTTCGAGGAGGGCGGCGACGATCACCGGGAGCAGCAGGAGGCCGACGAACCCGGCGAGGATCTGGAGCAGTTGGCGGCTGGTCGGCTCGCCGACCGCCGGGTCGCCGATGGCGAAGATGTCGAGCAGCGTCAGATAGGCGGCGTGCAGGGGGTGGTCGCCGGTGGTGAAGGTGGAGGTGAGGGCGAGCGCGAGGACGGCGGCGACGGCGCCCGCGAGGGACCAGCGCAGACGGCGGGAGAAGAGGGAGGCGACGGGCAGCGCGGAGGCGGCGAGGCGGGCCGTGGGGAGGGCCGGGCCCGCCGGGGTGACCGCTTCGAGGGTGACGGCGGCCCGTCCGGTGGCGGCGGCGACCGTCCGGTCGTCCGGCAGGAGGCGGGGGCCGGCGTCGCCGCTGCGCTCGGAGCCCTCGCAGCCGACCGGGTCGCCGGCGGTGGCGGAGAGCAGGGCGAGCGTGCAGAGCCCGGGGTCGGGTGCCTGGCCCGCGACGGGCGGCCGGTCCACGGCGTGCAGCAGCAGTCCCCCGGCCTGCACCACCTTGCTGGTGCCCGCGACGGCGGCCGCGGCGAGGCCGGGGGCGGCGGTGTCGACGTCGGAGAGGACCGTGGTGGCGGCGTCCAGCTTCTCCGGGTCGAGGCCGGGTTCGGCGACGGCGGCGGCCTGGTCGAGGAGGGTTTCGAGGTGCTGGCCGAGCTTGCGGTTGTAGAGCCGGATCACCAGGCGCAGGCGGGGGTTGAGCCGGCGGGCGGTGAGCGCGGCCCGGATGTTGGTCTCGTCGTCCTCGTGGACGAGGGCGAGGGCGGCGGCGCGCTCGACCCCGGCGTCCGTCAGGGCCCGGTCGTCCGCCTCGGCGGACTCGACGACCCGCAGGACGCCGGTGGGATCGTCCCCGGGGGATCCGGCCACGGCACCGGCCCCGGTGGTGCGGGTGACGGCGGCGGTCACCCGGCCGAACAGGGCGAGCGCCCGGCCCGTGCGGCCCGCGGGCGTGCGGGGCGCGTCGGGCAGCGCCGGCACCAGGAGCGTGACCTGCTCCCCGTACACCTCGTGGAGTTCGCGCGCGAGGCGGTGGGCGAGGGCGTCGTCACCGCACACGATCATGTGCTCGGCGGGGGCGGTACGGGACTGCCGCTCGGGCCGGAGGGCGGGTGCGCCGAAGGGGCCGGCGGGGGCGGGGACGGACCGGCCCGCCGGCGCGGCGGGGGTCGCCGCGGGGCTCCCGTCCGGAACGGCGTTGCTCTGATGCGGGTATGAGGGCACGTCACAAGGATGCCCTGCGCCACCGACAGCGGGTCCGGGCCCGCTCGACGGGGTCGGCACCACCCGGGCGGACGCACGACTCGCCGCCGTACGCCACACCCGCTACGCCGGTCGGCGCACTCCGATCTGCGCGGTCCGCGCCTCCTTCCTACGGTGGCTGAATGATCGTCACGTCAGCTGTCCGTCACGCCGCCGCCGGTTCCGCGGCGCTGCTGTTCGTGCTGCCCGTTCCGGCGGCCGTCGCCTCTCCCGCCACTCCCGTCTCCCGGGTCGTGTCCTCCGTCGGGGAGCCCACTCCGCCCGCGCGCCAGTACGTCGACCGGACACGGCTCTCCCGGAAGGGCACCCAGGTGCAGCGGCTGCCGGGCGCGCCCGCCGTGCCCTCGGTCTCCGCGCTGTCGTGGGTGGTGGCGGACGCCTCCTCGGGCGAGGTGCTCGCCGCGCGGAACGCGCACCGGAAGCTGCCCCCGGCGAGCACCCTGAAGGCGCTGTTCGCGCTCACCGCGCTCCCCCGCCACAAGCCCTCCGAGCTGCACACCGTGGCCGATTCCGAGCTGACCGGGATCGGCGAGGGCAGCAGCCTGGTCGGCGTCAAGGAGGGGTACACGTACAAGGTCTCGGACCTGTGGAACGGCGTCTTCCTCAGCTCGGGGAACGACGCCGTGCACGTCCTGGCGGAGATGAACGGCGGCTGGGAGTCGACGACCCGGCAGATGCAGGAGAAGGCCCGCTCCCTGGGCGCCGAGGACACCCACGTGGTCTCCCCCGACGGCTACGACGCCCCCGGCCAGGTGTCCTCCGCGTACGACCTGGCGGTCTTCGGCCGGATCGGGCTCCAGGACCCGGAGTTCGCCCGGTACTGCTCGACGGCGTACGCGGAGTTCCCCGCGGGCTCCTGGTCGTACGGCATCGCCAACACCAACCGGCTCCTGACCGGCGAGAACGGGGTGGAGCGCTACCCGGGGCTCCTCGGGATCAAGAACGGCTACACGACCAACGCGGGCAACACGCTGATCTCGGCGGCCCGGCGCGGTGACCGGACGCTCGTCGTCTCGGTGATGAACCCTCAGGAGGGCGGCGGGTTCACCGTGTACGAGGAGGCGCGGGAGCTGCTCGACTGGGGCTTCGAGGCGGCGGGGCGGGTGCAGCCGGTGGGCTCGCTCGCGCCGGTACGGACGAAGGCCGCGGCCGACGCGGGCACGCGGGCGGTGTCGGTGGCCCGTGAGGGACGCGGCGCGAAGGCGGTGGCGACGGCGCCCCAGGCAGGCGCGGAGGCAGGAGCGGAGGCCGGGGCCGGGGCAGGCGCGAAGGCGAGGGCCGAGGCGGTGGCCGCGCCCGGGAAGAAGTCCCGGGCGGCGGAGGCCTCGGCCCCGTCCGCCGGGCTCCCGCTGGCCCTGGTGGGCTCGGCCTGCGCCGCCGCGCTCGCCCTGTGGGGGTGGCGGCGCAGGACGGCCCGCCGGGCCTGAGGCTCGCGCTGTCGGTCACCGGCCCGATGCCCGCGCCATGGACCGCCGGTCGTGCGGCGCCGCTGGAGACACCGGACCCGGTCGTGCCGGCGACGGTTCGGTGGGCGCCGCACGGTCCGGCTTCTAGCCTGCGGGAACACCGTCCGGGACCGGCCCGGACGGCCTTCCCGAGGGAGTGACGCGATGACGGACGACGTGCCCGTGGCGGTACGGATCGCCGAGCGGTTCCGCGAGGTGAACGGCGACCATCCGATGACCGCCGACGACGACGCGTACGTCTCCGCCCAGTTCGTCCCGCTGGACGTGCTGTGCGCCGCGCTCGGCCGGGACGCCGACGAGGTCCGGCGGCTGATGCTCGCGGGCCTGCTGCCGCTGCCCGGCTATCTGCGGTCGGACGGCGCCGAGATGGTGCCGCGGGATCTGTTCGCCCTCGCTGAGGCGGCGGGCGGTGTCGACCGTCTGCGCGCGTGGTTCACCGGGCACTGGGAGGACCCGGATCGGGGCGACGAGGAGTGGGCGGCGTACCTGAGCGGCCAGTACGTCTGTCTGCACGCGGTCACCCCGGCGAACATCCGCAGGAAGGAGGAGCTGACGGCGGAGATCACCGCGTATCTCGCGGCCGCCGGAGCCGATGCGGCCGCCGGGGTCGATCCCTCGCCGGAGTGGCGCGCCGCCCTCCACGCGCGCGTGGACGCGCTCGACGCCCTGGAGCCGGCGTTCACGGCGTACGACCGGCTGCGGTTCGGCGGACCCGTCTCGCGGGACACCTGCGTGGACGCGCCCCGGGCGCTCTTCCCCCGTACGGGCGACTGAGCGGCGACCCGGCGGCCGAAGCCCCGGACCGCCGCCTTTTCGCACGGGTCAGGCGCCGACGTACTCCGCGAGGTGCTCGCCGGTGAGGGTGGAGCGGGCCGCGACGAGGTCGGCGGGCGTGCCCTCGAAGACGATCTTCCCGCCGTCGTGGCCCGCGCCGGGACCGAGGTCGATGATCCAGTCGGCGTGCGCCATGACCGCCTGGTGGTGCTCGACGACGATGACCGACTTGCCGGAGTCCACGAGCCGGTCGAGGAGACCGAGGAGCTGCTCGACGTCGGCGAGGTGGAGGCCGGTGGTCGGCTCGTCGAGGACGTAGACGCCGCCCTTGTCCGCCATGTGCGTGGCCAGCTTGAGCCGCTGCCGCTCGCCGCCGGAGAGCGTGGTGAGCGGCTGGCCGAGGCTCAGGTAGCCGAGTCCGACGTCGGCGAGCCGGGCGAGGATGCGCTGCGCGGCCGGGGTGTGGGCCTCGCCGGAGCCGAAGAACTCCTCGGCCTCGGTCACGGACATCGCGAGCACCTCGCTGATGTCCCGGCCGCCGAGGAGGTGTTCGAGCACCGAGGGCTGGAACCGCTTGCCCTCGCAGTCCTCGCAGGTGGAGGAGACCCCGGCCATCATCCCCAGGTCGGTGTAGATGACGCCCGCGCCGTTGCAGGTGGGGCAGGCGCCCTCGGAGTTGGCGCTGAACAGCGCCGGCTTCACGCCGTTGGCCTTGGCGAAGGCCTTGCGGATCGGGTCGAGGAGGCCGGTGTACGTGGCGGGGTTGCTGCGCCGGGAGCCGCGGATCGCGCCCTGGTCGACGGAGATCACCTCCTCGCCTGCGGGGATCGAGCCGTGGACGAGCGAGCTCTTGCCGGAGCCGGCGACGCCGGTGACGACGGTGAGCACCCCGAGCGGGATGTCGACGTCGACGTCGCGCAGGTTGTGCGTGGAGGCGCCCCGGATCTTCAGGGCCCCGGTGGGCGTGCGCACCGACTCCTTGAGGGCTGCCCGGTCGTCGAGGTGGCGGCCGGTGACGGTGCCGGCGGCCCGCAGCCCGTCGACGGTGCCCTCGAAGCAGACGGTGCCGCCCTCCGTACCGGCGCCGGGGCCGAGGTCGACGACGTGGTCGGCGATCACGATCGCCTCCGGCTTGTGCTCCACGACGAGCACCGTGTTGCCCTTGTCGCGCAGTTGGAGCAGCAGGTCGTTCATCCGCCGGATGTCGTGCGGGTGCAGGCCGATGGTGGGCTCGTCGAAGACGTACGTGACGTCGGTGAGCGAGGAGCCGAGGTGGCGGATCATCTTGACGCGCTGTGCCTCGCCGCCGGACAGGGTGCCCGAGGGCCGGTCCAGGGAGAGGTAGCCGAGGCCGATCTCGACGAAGGAGTCGAGGGTCAGCTGGAGGGCGGTGAGCAGGGGCGCCACGGAGGGTTCGTCGAGGCCGCGGACCCAGTCGGCGAGGTCGCTGATCTGCATCGCGCAGGCGTCGGCGATGCTGATCTTCTTGATCTTCGAGGCCCTGGCGCCCTCGCTGAGCCGGGTGCCGTCGCAGTCGGGGCAGGTGGTGAAGGTGACGGCCCGCTCGACGAAGGCCCGGATGTGGGGCTGCATGCCCTCCTTGTCCTTGGCGAGGAAGGACTTCTGGATGCGCGGGACCAGACCCTCGTAGGTCATGTTGATGCCGGCGATCTTCATCCGGACCGGCTCGTGGTGGAGGAAGTCCGCCCGTTCCTTCTCGGTGTACTCGCGGATCGGTTTGTCCCGGTCGACGAAGCCGGACTCGGCGTAGAGGCGGTGGTTCCAGCCGCCGGAGGTGTAGCCGGGAATGGTGAGCGCGCCCTCGGCGAGCGACTTCGAGTCGTCGAAGAGCTGGGTGAGGTCGATGTCGGAGACCGTGCCCCGGCCCTCGCAGCCCGGACACATGCCGCCGGTGCGCTCGAAGGTCGCCTTCTCGGTCTTCCTGTCGCCGCGCTCGACGGTGATCGCGCCGCTGGCGCGGACCGAGGGGACGTTGAAGGCGTACGCGCTGGGCGGGCCGATGTGCGGCTCGCCGAGCCGGCTGAAGAGGATCCGCAGCATCGCGTTGACGTCGGTGGCGGTGCCGACGGTGGAGCGGGGGTCGGCGCCGAGACGCTGCTGGTCGACGATGATCGCGGTCGTCAGGCCTTCGAGGACGTCGACCTCGGGCCGGGCGAGCGTCGGCATGAAGCCCTGGACGAAGGCGCTGTACGTCTCGTTGATCAGCCGCTGCGACTCCGCGGCGATCGTGTCGAACACGAGGGAGCTCTTGCCCGAGCCGGAGACCCCGGTGAAGACCGTGAGCCGGCGCTTCGGGATCTCGATGCTCACGTCCTTGAGGTTGTTCTCGCGCGCGCCGTGCACGCGGATCAGGTCGTGGCGGTCGGCGGCGTGGGGTACGGACGCCTGCTCGTCGGCCCTCGGGGCCCTGCTCATCGTGTCTCCGTCGGTCATGGGAGTCACGCTAGTGGCGGTACGGGGACCAGGCTTCTCGATTCCTGATCTCCTGCGCCGTCACATAGCGCTCCGCGGCGAGGACGGCCTCGCCCGTGGTGCGTTCTCCCATCAGGACGCACAGGGTGTACGCCGTGTCCTCGAAGCGCCGGCGGGCCGACAGGTCGCACGGCCTGTCCCGCACGGTCCGCTCCTGGGCGCGGAAATGCCGGAGCAGCCGGTCGACGGTGTTCCTGTCGGGCAGCAGCATGGCCGTTCTCCTGTCTCCTGAGTCGCTTCATGGTCCCGGTCGTCGGCCGTGTCCGCGACCCGGACGGACACGCTGTGTGAGCGGCGCGTCACCGGGTGGCCGCCGGAGTGCGCCACCGCCGCCCATGCAGGAAGGTCGGAGACATGAATCCGAGCACGATTGCGCGCGTCGTCGTCACGGGCGCCACCGGCAACGTGGGCACGAGCCTGGTCCGGATCCTGTCGCGCGATCCTGGCGTCGGCTCGGTCCTCGGCCTCGCCCGGCGGCGGCCCGGCCTCGACCTCCCGGGGGTGGAGTGGGCCGAGCTCGACCTCTCCCTGGAGGGGGACGGACCCCGGCTCGCGCAGTACCTGTCGGACGCGGACGCGGTGGTGCACCTGGCCTGGCGGTTCGGGCCGACCCACGACCCGGTGGAGACCTGGCGGACCAACGTCCTGGGCTCGGTCCGCGTCTTCGACGCGGTGGCGGCGGCCCGGGTGCCGGTCCTGGTGCACGCCTCCTCGGTGGGCGCGTACTCCCCCGGTCCCGAAGGCGGCCCCCCGGTGTCCGAGGCGTGGCCGACGCACGGGTGGCCGGGCGCCGCGTACACCCGCGAGAAGGCCTATCTGGAGCGGGTCCTCGACACCTTCGAGCGGGACCATCCGATGACCCGGGTGGTCCGGATGCGTCCGGCGTTCCTCTTCAAGGAGGAGTCGGCGAGCGAGCAGCGGCGGATCTTCGCGGGGCGGTTCTTCCCGGGCCAGCTGATGCGGCCCGAACTGCTGCCGCTGCTCCCGGAGTTCGAGGGGCTCCGTTTCCAGGTCCTGCACACCGAGGACGCGGCGGACGCCTACCGCAGGGCGCTGCTGCGGGACGTCCGGGGCCCGTTCAACCTCGCCGCGGATCCGGTGATCGACGGGGCGACGCTGGGCGGGCTGCTGAACGCCCGGCCGGTGAAGGTGCCCGCCGGCGCGGTGCGGGGTGCCCTGTCGGCGGCCTGGCGGCTGCGGCTGGTCCCCGCCTCCCCGGGCCTCTTCGACGCGCTGCGGCACCTGCCGCTGCTCGCCACCGAGCGGGCCCGGCAGGAGCTGGGGTGGGAGCCGGCGGCGAGCTCGCTCGAAGCCCTGGAGGCGTTCCTGCGCGGGGTCCGCGCGGGCACGGGCGACGACACGGCCCCGCTGGCGGGAAACCGCATCGGCTGACGGACCGCACCGGCCGGCGGTGCCCTCGCGGGAGCGGGGACGGCCGCTCACCGGCGACGGCGCCCGACCGTCTCGCGTCCGTCGGCACGGTGCGGCGCCCGGCCGTTCCCGCGTGTCAGCGCGGTGCCGCCGCGGACCAGTCGACGAGCCGTATCGCCGCGCCCGCGGCCTCGCGGCCGCGGCAGTGGGCGCGGTGGCGGTGCAGGAGGGCGTCGATGTCGAGGTGGCGGGCGAACTCGGGGCGGGCGGCGAGGCGCTGGGCGTAGGCCCACAGCGCGGGGTGGCCGGCGACCCGGTCCATGGCGGCGGCGTCGAGGTGCCAGCGGTGGACGGTGTCGAGCTGGACGAGGGTGACCCAGACGTGCACGTCGGCGGCGGTCGGCGCGTCGCCGAGGACGTACGGCCCCCGGGCGAGGCGGCGTTCGAGGGAGCCGAGTGCGGCGAAGAGGACGGTGAGCGGGTCGTGGTGGGCGGCCTCGCCGTCGAGTCCGAGCTCCCCGGCGCGCTGGGCGGCCCGGTTGACGCTCCGCTCGCACAGGTCGGCGATCGCGTCGACGGCGTCGCGGTGCGCCTCGGGCAGCAGGTCGGGTCCTTCGCCCCGGAAGCGCAGGGCGAGGTCCCGGAGGATGTCGGGGACGTGGGTGCTGACGATCCGTCCGGTCCAGCCGTCGCTGAGCACGGGCGCGGCGGCCGGCCCGGTGTAGAGGTGGGCGCTCGCCTCGTACAGCGGGCGGAGTGCGGCGTATCCGCCGTCGGGCGTGTCGGGGGTGCCGGACAGCACGGTGAGCGGGAGCGTGTCGTCGAGTCCGAGCAGGCTGTGGGTGAGGGCGATGCCCAGACACCGGGGGTCGGCCGGGTCGACGTGGAGGCGGTAGCGGTGCGGGACGGCGTAGTGGCCGCTGTTCGCGTCGCGGCCGATCCGGCCGCGGAAGACGGGGACGGCGGAGGCGGGCAGGAGCGAGGACGGGACGACGACGGACATGCTTCTCCCTCGGGGGTGCTCGGTGCTGGGTCGGGCGGCGCGCGACGGCGCGACACGGCGGTGGTCGCACGGGGCCCAAAGGCAGCAGAGGTACGGGAAGGGTGGCGGGCGGACCGCGGCGGGCGCCCGGGACCGTCCCGGGGGCCCGTCCTGCGGATCAGGCCCCGGCGGACGGGCGGACGCCCGGGCGGGGACGGCGACTCGCGGCGCTGCAGACCCGCAGCAGATCGATGTGGCGGCGGGAGGTGAGGGGCAGCGGGCGCGGGAGGGACGCGGCGGGCGAGGTGTCCCTCCGGCCGGTGCGTCCCATGGTTTCCTACCTGTTCGCTCGGTTTTCCCGTCCTCGAGTGTCCGGCGGCTCGCGGACGGCGTCAAGGGTGCGGTACGGGGCGCCGCGCGGGTGCACGGATCCGGTCACGCCCGTGCGGAATAATGCGCGCATGCGCATTTCAGCCAGGGCCGACTACGCGGTGCGGGCCGCCCTCCAGCTCGCCGCAGCCCAGGACGCGGGGCCGCTGAAGGCCGAGGCCATCGCGGTGGACCAGGACATCTCGCACAAGTTCCTGGAGGGCATCCTCGGCGACATGCGCAGGGGCGGCCTGGTGCAGAGCCAGCGCGGCGGTAACGGCGGGTACTGGCTGGCCCGGCCGGCCGAGACGATCTCGGTCGCGGACGTGATCCGCTGCGTGGAGGGTCCGCTGGTGTCCGTGCGCGGGGAGCGGCCGCCGGACCTGTCGTACACGGGGCCCGCCGAGTCGCTGCTCACGCTGTGGATCGCGCTGCGGGCGAGTGTCCGCGGGGTGCTCGGGGTGTCCCTCGCGGAGCTCGCGTCGGCGAAGCTCCCGGCGGAGATCGTCGCGCTCGCGGAGGACCCGGAGGCGTGGACCAACCCCTGACCGCCGGGGTCGGCCTCCCGCCACCTGCGCGGACCTGACCACGTCCCACCCACCGATACGACCTCGTCCAGTCCGTGGACGCCCCTTGGGGCCGGGCGGTCGGCTCTGTCAGTATCCCTACTATTCCAGTGGGGATACTAGGGATCGGGTGAGGTGACGTGAGTACGCCGAGGAAATCGCCGAAGAGACCAGCGATACGCACCGTCTCCGCGCCGGCCGGCAGGTCCGTCGACCGGCCCGCCGACGACGAGATCTGGCCCCGCGTCACCCGCGAGCTGGCCGACGACCTCGCCGTCGACGCCCTCGCCCGCGACCGGGCCGGCAAGGCCCCCTTCGACGAGGTCGGACGCCTCCAGGAGGCCGGGCTGCCCGCCCTCCTCACGGCGCCGGGACCGACCCGGCGGGGCGCGGGCCTGCAGGCCGCCTGCGCGGTCGTACGGGAGATCTCCGCCGCCGACAGCTCCGTGGGCGAACTCCTCGCCCACCACTACGCGTTGTCCTGGAGCAGCCGCTTCTTCGGCCCCGCGCCCGATGCCGGCGACGCGCCCGCCCTCGACGTGTGTACGGCCGAGGAGCACTGGCTGCTCGCCGGCGGCGTCGAGGCACCGCGCACCGAGTCCGATCCGGGCCTCACACTCACCCCCGCCGACGGGCCCGGCGACGACTGGATCCTCGACGGGCGCCGCACCTTCGCCTCGGGCGTGACGGTCGCCGACCGGCTCGTCGTCGGCGCACGGCCCGGCGGCACCGGCGACCTGCTCGTCGTCCTCGTGGACCCGGCCCACCCGGGGGTGTTCACGGACCCCGGTACGGACCGGATCGGTCAGCGCCTGACCGGCGCCGGCACCGTCACCTTCGACCACGTCCCGGTGCCGGCCGGGCACGTCCTCGGGACCCTCCCGCACGACGAGCACGCCGTCGCCCCCTTCACCACCCTCGCCCCCCTCGCCCTGCGGCTGCTGCTCGTCCAGGTCGGTCTCGGCATCGCCGAGGGGGCGCTCGCCGAGGCGCGCGACATCAGCCGCGCCGAGCAGGCGGGGCCCGTCCCCGCCGACCGCCCGGAAGGCCCGTCGGCCTCGGTCGGCGCCGGGGACGACCCGTACCTCCTCCTCGCCTACGGGGAGTTGGCGACCGCCGCGCACGCCGCCGCCGCGGTGGTGGAGCGGGCGACGGACGCCCTCGCCCGGGGACTGCTCGCCGAGCGGTCGCTCGGCCTGGAGGAACGCGCCGACATCGCCGTCCTCGTGGCGGCGGCCGAGACCGTCACCGGCCGGGCGGCCGTCCACATCACCACCCGCATCCTCGAACTCGTCGACGGCACGGCGGGAGCCGACGCCCGGGGCGGCGGACCGGGCTTCGACCGCTTCTGGCGCAACGCCCGCGCGCTCACCGCCCCCACGCAGGCGGCCCACCGGCTCCGCGACATCGGGGACCACTACCTCAACGGCACCCACGCCCGGCTCACCCTGCTGGCCTAGGGGGCGTCGGGCAGGGCCGGAAGGACCGGCATGTCGGGACGTCCGGCCCTCTCGTCGAGCCGCCGATGGGCCCAAGCTGGAGGGAGGAGGGCCCACCGGCCGGCGGGCCCGTCACCGCACCGACGGAGGCAGCCCGATGAGTCGTGAGATCGTCGCAGGAGTGGACGGTTCCCCCGAGAGCCTCGCCGCGGCCGACTGGGCCGCCCGCGAGGCCCTGCACCGGGGCCTCCCGCTACGGCTCGCGCACGCGTGGCGCTGGGAACCCCTCGACATCCCCCTGGCCCAGGACCCCGAGACCCAGCAGCGCGCGGCGTACGCCCTGCTGCGCGAGGCCGAGGCCGCGATCGCCGAGCGCCACCCGGGGCTCGCGCTCACGACCGAGCTGCTCCCCGACACCCCGGTCACCGCGCTGCTCGGCGCCGAGGACCGGGCCGAGCTGCTCGTCATCGGCTCGCGCGGCCACGGCGCCGTCACCGGCTTCCTGCTCGGCTCGTACGGGCAGCAGATCATCGCCGGCGCCACCCGCCCCGTCGTCGCCGTCCGCTCCCGCGACGGCGAGCAGGCCGAACCGCCGTCGGGGTACGTGCTCGTCGGTCAGCACGGCAGCCCGGAGGACAGCGCGGCCGCGCTCGGCTTCGCCTTCGGGACCGCCGCCGCGCGCGGGGCGGCGGTGCGGGCCGTGCGCGCGTGGAGCCTGCCGGCCCTCTACGCGTACAGCCCGGCGTCGATGCGGCTCGCGGACGAGGCCGGCGGGCTCGTCCCGTACGAGGAGAAGGCGCTGCGCGAGGCGCTCGTCCCCTGGCGCGAGCGGTACCCCGACGTGCCGGTGACCGAGCACGTCGAGCTGGGCAGCGCGGGGCAGGTGCTGCTTTCGGGATCGGGCGGCGCCCAGCTCCTGGTGGTCGGCCGGCGCGCCCGGCGCGGGGCCGTCGGGCCGCGGATCGGTTCGGTGGCGCACGCGGCGCTCCACCTCGCGCCCTGCCCGGTGGCGGTGATCCCGCAGGGCTGACAGGCTCGTACGCGGGTTGACGCGCCGCGTTGACGAGGAGTGTCGGGGCGGCCGGGGCCGGAAAGTCTTACCGCCGTCGCCCCGGTGGCTCTCCCGGCGCCGGACCGAACGGCGACCTCGGCGAGAGAGCGGAGCTCCATGCGGCACCACGACCGTCCCGGACACTCGGAACACCCCGACCCCACCGACCGCTTCGCGCGCACCGAGCCCCCCGCCGGGGGCCGGCACCGCAGAGCCGGCGGATCGCGGTGGCACGGCCCGCGCCGTCCGTCCTTCCGCACCGCCGTCACGCTCGCCGGAGCCGCGGCCGTCGTGCTCACGGTGGCGACCGGGATGTACGTGGCCACTCCCGCGACCGGCACGACGGCCGCGGCCGCCGCCCCGGACCGGTCGACGGCGGCGGCGGGGAAGGCCGCGCGGTTCGTGCGGGACGTCGTGGAGCTCGCCAACGCCGAGCGCGAGAAGGCCGGTTGCGGACCGCTCCGCACCGAGGGGCACCTGCGGGCCGCCGCGCAGGGGCACGCCGACGACATGGCCGCCCGCGACTACTACGAGCACCACAGCCCGGAGGGCCGGGACGCGGGCGACCGGATCAGCGGCGCCGGATACGCGTGGGCGGCCTGGGGGGAGAACATCCACCGCGGGCCGAAGACCCCGGAGCGGGCCATGGAGGACTGGATGGACTCCCCCGGGCACCGGGCGAACATCCTCAACTGCTCGTTCAAGGACATCGGCGTCGGGGTGAGCCTGGCCGCCAACGGCCCCTGGTGGGTACAGGACTTCGGCGCGAAACGCTGAGGGTCCCCAGCCTCAGGGAGCGGGGGCGGCCAGCTTCTGCACCCAGATCGTGCCGCCGGGACCGGGCGCCGACGCCACGCCGGTGTCCCGGTACCGGCAGTCGATCATGTTCCGCTCGTGCATCGCGTCGCTCCGCCAGTCCTCGACGACGGTCTCCGGGTCGGCCGCGCCGCGCGCCAGGTTCTCGGCCCAGGCGCTCCAGTCGTATCCGGCGGCGGTGATCCGCGCGTCCGCGAACTCTCCCTCGGGGCTG
The DNA window shown above is from Streptomyces vietnamensis and carries:
- a CDS encoding DUF5133 domain-containing protein: MLLPDRNTVDRLLRHFRAQERTVRDRPCDLSARRRFEDTAYTLCVLMGERTTGEAVLAAERYVTAQEIRNREAWSPYRH
- a CDS encoding NAD-dependent epimerase/dehydratase family protein, which codes for MNPSTIARVVVTGATGNVGTSLVRILSRDPGVGSVLGLARRRPGLDLPGVEWAELDLSLEGDGPRLAQYLSDADAVVHLAWRFGPTHDPVETWRTNVLGSVRVFDAVAAARVPVLVHASSVGAYSPGPEGGPPVSEAWPTHGWPGAAYTREKAYLERVLDTFERDHPMTRVVRMRPAFLFKEESASEQRRIFAGRFFPGQLMRPELLPLLPEFEGLRFQVLHTEDAADAYRRALLRDVRGPFNLAADPVIDGATLGGLLNARPVKVPAGAVRGALSAAWRLRLVPASPGLFDALRHLPLLATERARQELGWEPAASSLEALEAFLRGVRAGTGDDTAPLAGNRIG
- a CDS encoding glutathione S-transferase C-terminal domain-containing protein, with protein sequence MSVVVPSSLLPASAVPVFRGRIGRDANSGHYAVPHRYRLHVDPADPRCLGIALTHSLLGLDDTLPLTVLSGTPDTPDGGYAALRPLYEASAHLYTGPAAAPVLSDGWTGRIVSTHVPDILRDLALRFRGEGPDLLPEAHRDAVDAIADLCERSVNRAAQRAGELGLDGEAAHHDPLTVLFAALGSLERRLARGPYVLGDAPTAADVHVWVTLVQLDTVHRWHLDAAAMDRVAGHPALWAYAQRLAARPEFARHLDIDALLHRHRAHCRGREAAGAAIRLVDWSAAAPR
- a CDS encoding RrF2 family transcriptional regulator — translated: MRISARADYAVRAALQLAAAQDAGPLKAEAIAVDQDISHKFLEGILGDMRRGGLVQSQRGGNGGYWLARPAETISVADVIRCVEGPLVSVRGERPPDLSYTGPAESLLTLWIALRASVRGVLGVSLAELASAKLPAEIVALAEDPEAWTNP
- a CDS encoding acyl-CoA dehydrogenase, translated to MSTPRKSPKRPAIRTVSAPAGRSVDRPADDEIWPRVTRELADDLAVDALARDRAGKAPFDEVGRLQEAGLPALLTAPGPTRRGAGLQAACAVVREISAADSSVGELLAHHYALSWSSRFFGPAPDAGDAPALDVCTAEEHWLLAGGVEAPRTESDPGLTLTPADGPGDDWILDGRRTFASGVTVADRLVVGARPGGTGDLLVVLVDPAHPGVFTDPGTDRIGQRLTGAGTVTFDHVPVPAGHVLGTLPHDEHAVAPFTTLAPLALRLLLVQVGLGIAEGALAEARDISRAEQAGPVPADRPEGPSASVGAGDDPYLLLAYGELATAAHAAAAVVERATDALARGLLAERSLGLEERADIAVLVAAAETVTGRAAVHITTRILELVDGTAGADARGGGPGFDRFWRNARALTAPTQAAHRLRDIGDHYLNGTHARLTLLA
- a CDS encoding universal stress protein — translated: MSREIVAGVDGSPESLAAADWAAREALHRGLPLRLAHAWRWEPLDIPLAQDPETQQRAAYALLREAEAAIAERHPGLALTTELLPDTPVTALLGAEDRAELLVIGSRGHGAVTGFLLGSYGQQIIAGATRPVVAVRSRDGEQAEPPSGYVLVGQHGSPEDSAAALGFAFGTAAARGAAVRAVRAWSLPALYAYSPASMRLADEAGGLVPYEEKALREALVPWRERYPDVPVTEHVELGSAGQVLLSGSGGAQLLVVGRRARRGAVGPRIGSVAHAALHLAPCPVAVIPQG
- a CDS encoding CAP domain-containing protein, coding for MRHHDRPGHSEHPDPTDRFARTEPPAGGRHRRAGGSRWHGPRRPSFRTAVTLAGAAAVVLTVATGMYVATPATGTTAAAAAPDRSTAAAGKAARFVRDVVELANAEREKAGCGPLRTEGHLRAAAQGHADDMAARDYYEHHSPEGRDAGDRISGAGYAWAAWGENIHRGPKTPERAMEDWMDSPGHRANILNCSFKDIGVGVSLAANGPWWVQDFGAKR